Part of the Wolbachia endosymbiont of Ctenocephalides felis wCfeJ genome, CAGCAAACATACTACCTATACTGTAAGTATATATATCGCACGCAAATCTTGCCTTTATAGCAAAGTTGGATAGCATATGCAAGTTGTTATAACTTACTATGCGCAATCTCAGGTAAGGAATAGAGACCTGCTTTGGTAGGTAATCATAAACATTAGTAACATACTTCCTCAGCCCAGAGTCTGCTTTTAGTGCTGCATAAATGCTATTGTATAGCTCACTTATAGTCTGAATTTTTTTCATAATCAATTCCCGTAAAGATAACATAGATAAGATTTACTGATGTCAAGCACGTGGCTGTATGAACATTATGATTTGAGTCCACCAGCAAGGTACCGTGTTAATACCGGATGTAATTCAAGAGTACGGTACAAGAAGACGTGAAACGGTTCTGAAGATGATGTTGTAGAAGTTTCTACTTATTGCTTGAACTTGTAACCTTGAACAATTTAATAGCGCTGGTATTCACAACCTCTCCACCGACACGCCTCGTGATAAAGAATCTAACATAAGGTTTATTCGTATAAGGGTCTCTCAGTATTCTCATCCCTCTACTATCTACGATTTTATAAGCTTGTTTAAAATCCGCTATTGCAATTACCGGCAGCTTGTTTGTTGCAGGTGGCATATCGGCAGATTGATATACTGGTATTCCCATTAAAGTATCTGGGGCTTCCAACGATAAACTTGGTTGCCAAAGATATTGACCTGTTTGAGATTTAAGCAGCCTAATATCTTTCAATGTACTTCTATTCATCAAAAACGATGCATTTTTGAAATAATATTCATCCAGAGAGTAATACAACATCATTACCGCATCACTATCAAGTTTATCAGCCTTAACTTGCTCTATTTTATTATAACTGTTTCCATCTTTATAAGCTAGAATTCCTTTGGGTTGAAAAGCGCCCTCACCTTTAATGAAGGCTTCGTTTTCTTCCTTACTAAAAGTCTCGGCAATCTTTTCCACTAGCCAGCTTTCAACATCGACAAACGCATCATCAAGCAGCTTTTGCGATATTTGAGGTTGAGCGTATAACTCATAAGTTGTGATGGAAATCTTTTGAATTTTAGGCGTATCTGTGTCTTTTGCAAAATCATACTTAGATTTACTGCCACCATCTTCATCATCTACTGTTTCACCACTCCAACCTGCACTAGCATAGTCACAGTCTTCTACAATATAGTCTAATGTTTCAGTAGAGATTCTTTGAGTGGAACATATTTGCCGCATTGGAGATGAATCAGTCACACGCTTGTTTATGCGTTTCACGATATGTGGAGTAACTAAATATCCCCCAATATCTCCATCATCTCCACTGAGAGCTTTTTGCGATAAACCTCTTTCTATTCCCTTGCGGACATAATCAGAAAAATATTTATCACTTGTGTTAAAATCTGTACTGATTTCTGGACGTTGAACAGCAGTTTCAATTAAATCTAAGCGTTCTTTACAATTATCAATATTACTATTTATCTTGCACATCTGCTCAATTGTCGCAGAATCAGCGCGCCCTTTGTTTTCAATTTCTTTGAGCCTGCGATCATTTATTGTTTTGAATTGCTCCCATGATGAAGCCAATTCATTAATACGACAAGTAATATCGGTGAGTGACATAGTAGCCCCCTTTGAAGATAAAATAAAATGAAAATAAGATAAACACCTACCAGTGTTTCCCACAACTGATTGCATTTATTTGCGTGGTAAGCCGAGTAGCTGGCACCTCTCTTAATAGAAACTACCCTTACACTACAATTACCTATGTATTGAAAACATAAATCAAAAAAAACATGTGGTGCTACCTAAATAACACCACACGTTTAATTTGATATTTACACTTAACTTAGTTAAGTGAGGAGAAATATGAAAGATAATGTTACTCTATAACATTTATTTTTTCATGTCAAGCATTTTTTTGAAATTTTTTTAAATTTTTTTTTAGCCGAATTAAATAAGTGATTTTAATATTAATTCTGCACTATTTGCAGGACTGCTATTTTTTGTAATAGGTCTACCGATCACGATATAATCGGCTCCTGAATTCACCGCTTCTTTTGGCGTTGCCGTTCTTTTTTGGTCATCATGGCTGGGGCCCACACGAATTCCCGGAGTAATAATCTTAAAATCCTTACCACACTCTTTACGCACTTCCTGAGCTTCTAATGCAGAGCAAACTATTCCATGCATTCCAACTTTTTCTGCAAGCTTTGCCAGCAAAATTACCTGTGATTTTGTTTCTCTTGTCATTCCAAGCTCGCCTAGATCTTCATCGCTCATACTAGTTAGCACAGTTACCCCTATCAGTTTCATTTTTGTATTTTTCACCACACTTAGAGCTTCCTTTAGCATTCTTGTGCCACCGCTGATATGCAGTGTTAGTATTTCAACACCTAAAGCCTTTATTGCTTCAACCGTTTTAGCTACAGTGTTTGGAATATCATGCAATTTCAGGTCTAAGAAAATTGGTATATTGCATTTTGCAATTTCTCTTACCCCAGAAGGACCATGAGCAGCAAAAAACTCTAACCCCAGCTTTATCATTCCAACTTTGTCACGCAGGGCATTAGCCAAAGATATGGCTTCATTCAAATCCTGCGTGTCCAGTGCACATACTATTGGGTTCATTGTATACCTTTACGTTCTTGATTGTTGTCAAGACATTTTACTCGAGTATTGCGAAACTGGCTGCTTGGGGTAGAATACATATTACTATATCCAGAACCTTCTACATACAAAGTGTCATTTGGCAGACATTGCGCAACTTTTTCTGCCAATACAAACCCTATTTTTTGAATTATTTCTAATATCACTTTTTTATCATTATCTACAATCTCTTTACTGCCTCTCACCGATTCCTCTATGTTATTTATCACATATTCTATCGTTTCTTGCATCAAATGCATTTCTTCTTTTTTCCTTTTTAGCAAAGCTTCCTTACATTGTTCCTTTTCAAGAGAGTTACTCAAAAGCAGGTTTTTCAATTCTTTTACCTTATCATCATAACGTTTATTTATCTCGTCTAACTCTTTAGACTGCTGATTAAAAAGATCATCTGCATCTCTTAACTTTTTAGACAGACCTCTATTTTGCTCTATGAGCTTTGCAACCTCACGTTTTTTTTCATCTAATTCTACTCGCAATTTTTCTTCTTTCTTATCTGACTCTCTATTTTTTGGTTCTTCATATTTAATATTGCTCATTTTCTTCTCTGATTCCACTATACATCCATTTTTTTTAACAGGTTTACTTTTTAGTATAGGCAGACTGCCTTTCACTAGTCTAAAACAACCTAACCTCTTTGGTCGGTTATGATGTAACTCTTTTTTTTGCTGTTCGTGACCTAATTCATTTGTTAATTTCTCTATCATTTTATGTAATTCACCTATATAGTTTATTCTAGCTTCCAACCTTTTCTCTAAGAGTTCTTTTTCTTGAGAAAGGACATCCTTTTGAGCTTCTAACTCATTTAATTTCAAATCTAACCTTTGTGCTTTCTTATCTAAATCTTCCTTTTCTTGCGTTAATTTATGTACCTGACTATTTAATTTCTCCACTTGTTTATTTGTAGATTCTCCCACTCCTTTTGCTAAAGTTATTTTATTTTCCAACTCTTGCTCTTTTTTTGTAGGTTTATCTTTATCATTCTCTATTTTTTTGTTATTTTTAATCATTTTATACGAAAGTGCAACCACTAAAACAGATAACGTAGTCAAAGTGAGAATTAGAAGGAGAGGCACATTAGAAGTTACCGCAAGCACTAAAGATGAAACTAATGTAAGAGTAGCTAAAGAACTAGCTATAAGATAAGGTGCATTGGCTTTTTTAAACAAGTTACTCATTATTTTTACCATAAAGACAGTTAATAATGTCGTATACTCGTTAAAATTCTCTTGTCTATGAAGAAAAATTATTTTTTATAGCTCTGCACTGACAAAAAATTTCCCATTTTCAGATTCAAGTCCTGATTGTAAATCCTCACTCCACTTTATTACTTCAGCATTGCAAACCGTTTGTAGATCGTTCTGCGCAGATTGGTCCAGCTTACTCTCTTGCAGGTTTGCTTTTATCGTCAATTTTTTTATCAAATGTTTTACTGATACATTATTATCTGCCTTTACTTTCCTCACGAGGTTTAATATCTGCACGAGGTTGTCTCCCATTTCTTCAGAATGCTTATCATAGATAAGTTCTTCCTTACTTGGCCAATTACTTTTATTATGTACGGAGTTATAACTATACAACTGATGGTATATCTCTTCCGTAATATATGGCAAAAAAGGTGCAAATAATCGCAAAATAATATTTAATACATATGCCAAACTCTGTTTTGCACTCAAGCTTGCTTCACTATTTATTCCATCGCCATATGCACGTTTTTTTGCGAGCTCCAAGTAATTATCACAAAAATCCTTCCAGAAAAATTCCTCTGCTGCACCCAAAGCTTCGCAATACTCAAACTGTAATAGGCTGTTTGTTGCTTTTTCTATAACTTTGTACAACTTAGACAATATCCATTTATCCATCGTCTCACTGACGGAATTTATGCTTAAAGTTTGATGCTTTTCTATAAACATGGAGACAAACTTGCTGGCATTCCAAAGTTTTGTAACGAGGCGCTTGCCAATTCTGAATATATTCTCAGAGTAGACTGTATCAACTCCAAGCTTTGAATTTGCTGCCCAATAGCGCACTACATCAGCTCCATAGGTATCAAGCATTACATGAGGAGTGATGACGTTACCTTTTGATTTACTCATCTTTTTTTTATCGTCAGCCAAACACCAACCGCTGATCATAATATTTTTCCACGGTAGTGAATTTGCATGATAATGTGCCTTTAAAATCGTATAAAATGCCCAAGTTCTTATTATCTCATGGCTTTGGCTGCGCAGGTCTGCAGGAAATATCTTGTCATAGCGATGACCTGGCAAACAAAATTCACCGCTTACTGCCAGTGCATTTAATTGAGGAGTGATCGCACTTGTAGCCCAAGTATCCATCACATCTTGATCTGGAGTAACCTCTTCTTTGCGATACCCTTTTGGCAAGTCTTTGAGCGGATCCACAGGAAGGTCCTTTACTTCAGGTAGGATGATTTTGCCCTCCTCTCCTTTGCGTTTTGAATACCACGCCGGAAATGGCACACCAAAATAGCGCTGTCTTGAAATGCACCAGTCCCAATTTAGCCCTTCTATCCACACTTCCATACGTTTACGCATGTTGTTTGGATGCCAATTGCACTCTTTTACTTTATCTAATACTTGAACTTTTTGATCTAAGGTCTTGATAAACCATTGATAAGTAGGTAATATTTCAAGCGGTGCACCAGATCTTTCTGCACACTTAACAGAATGAGAGATGTTAGTGCTCTCTATCAAAAGTCCTCTTTCAGTTAGGATTTCGATCATCCTCTTTCTTGCTTCTTTAACCTTTAAGCCACTTATTTCATTTAGTATATCGCCTGTCATCTGAGTAGCTGACACTGGGATCCATTCTTCCTTTTTCTGACCACGCACTGGAATGACATCACGCAGGTTCATTCTTCCATCCTGATCGATGACAATTTTCATCGGCAAGTTGTGTTTTTGTTGCCAATATATGTCGAGTTCGTCACCAAATGTACAGCACATAACAAGCCCGGTGCCTTTATCTATTTTTACCTTATCATCAGCTATAATTGGAACTTTTTCCTCTGTTATTGCTACTGTAGCTGTTTTTCCAATCAAGTGAGTGTAGCGCGCATCTTCTGGATGGCAGAAAACTGCAACACATGCTGGAAGGAGCTCAGGACGTGTAGTTGCAATTTTGATCTGCTCGTTTTCCTCGGTGGAAAAAACTATCGTATTTAAAGATGATTCAAAAACTTTATCTTCTATTTCTGCTTGCGCAATTGCAGTTTTGTCAACCGGATCCCAAAGGATAGGTTGCATTTTCCTGTATGCATACCCCTTATTATATAGATCGATAAACGACATTTGAGAAAGCGTCACAGTTTCTTTGCTGATTGTGTGATACTCCAAACTCCAATCGTAGCTGATACCGACTGATTTAAATAATTCCTTGAATTCTTGCTTTGACTTTTCAATAACTTCATGACACATCTCTACAAACTTCTCTCTGCCAACCTCTTTTGCACGGGTTTTATAGGTTTGTTCAACCAATCTTTCGGTAGGAAGTCCATTATCGTCAAATCCAATTGGATAAAATATATCTTTCCCGAGCATGCGCTGAAACCTTGCAATAAAATCCGTGTGGCAATAACTAAATATATGGCCGATATGCAATTTCCCCGATATCGTCGGCGGAGGTGTGTCTATAGTGAAAGTATTATCCTTTTCACCATTCCATTGATAAACTTTGCTGTTTTCCCACAATATGTTATATTTGTCTTCAACTTCTTTAAAGCTGTACTTTTCTTCTAACATGATGTTTCTCAATCTTAAGCTCTAAGTTAACACAATTAAGCAGCTACGGCAATTTTAATGTGCTCTATTGCTGTTTCACCTGCCTACTTAGTAATTTCGTTTACAAATGTGCTACCACAAATTTTTGTGTCAAAAAAATACTACTTGACTTTAGATTATGAAGGCATTATGTAATACATTTAAATTTGAGGTTTGTTATGCTTAACGGAACACTAAAGGGTACTCTATCGCTTGTTAGCGACAATCAGATAAAGATCCATACAAACGATCCAAAACTTGAAGAATATACAATACCATCAAGCGATCAAAAGAGTAACTATACGTATTGTATGCTAGACAATACGTTGCTACGTATTTATATAGGCAGTAATCAGGAAAACATCGCTTATCAAGTGGTAACATCAGTTAGTACCCTCAATGGCGATAATAATTGGGAAAAAGCAACAGAAGTAGAAGAAGTAAAAAAACTGTTGGGTCTTAGCGAGACAACAAATAAGCGAGAAATAGAAATATTTAAGCACTTTGGACCCGTGCTTCAGAAGCTAGCAAGACAATTAGAAACTGCAAAGCAACAAGCTGAGGATAAACAGCAAGAATTGCAAGTTAAGTTACAAGAGCAAAACAATAAAATACAAGAACTAAATACTCAAACTGAGGAGTTAAAGAAGCAGTTAAAAGCTAAAGATACGGAAATAGCAGAACTAATACAGCAACTATTAAATGCTGATGTTACAAAATTACAGGCAGATCTGGAAGCTAAAAATCAGGAAATAGCACAACTACAACAGCAGCCATCAAATGCTAAAGTTCAGGAGTTAGAGAAAAAATTGGCAGCTAAAAACACTGAAGTTCAGCAGTTACAGAAGAAAAATAAAGAACTAGAAGCTAAAAAACAATCAACTGAACAATCAAAAGCTCCAGTGTACACTGCTACCGTTGGTGTTGGTCTTGCTGCTGGGTTGTTACTTGCTGCTGTGCTTGGGCATACAACCAAATTACCTATGTTAGCAATAGTTGGTGTAGCCGCAGCATCTGTGTTGGTAGCTGGTGGTATTACATAGTTATGCACTCAAACCTAGTACTAAAGTGGATGAAACACAAGAACCGAAACAGACAACTGTAATACGGTTGTAGCAAAGCTGGAGGTTGAAAAAAAGGATGGATCCCAGTTATCCGCTACTCGGATGACACCATAAACCCTGTCATTCCAGCGCGTAACGCTGGAATCCAGTGAAAAAAAGAATGGATCCCAGTGTCGGAGCACTGGGATGACATTATTAAACTACAGGGATGACATTCACAACCCTGTTATTCCGACATGTGACACTGCTCCACTCTCTGAAGGTGTCATTCCAGTGCTTGACACTGGAATCCAGTGAAAAAAAGAATGGGTCCCAGGATCCGGTTACAATGTTGAACAAAATATCTTGGAGTTTAAGAGAACAATTCCTAGAAAATTTCTGTATCCCAAAAGAGGCAAATCGTGTTAGTGCTGTTTGAGTAAGCTAACCATTTTACAGCGAAAGAACAGCAAAATACCTTTGACTAAAAAAGCACACCAAACTTATGGGGTAGGCAGCTAATCCTGTTGCCATTTCCTCAATTAACAAATTTTAACATAAAAGGAGAAGATATAATGAAAATGCCAAAAAGAATAAGGAAAGCTATTGTCAAAAAATTAAGAAATTTGAAGAATATCGCTGCTGCAAAAGAAACTGCTACACAAGGATCAAGTGTTTCTAATGGTAGGGAATTTTTAGAAGAATCCGAAAAACCTTTAGGAGATGTTCTTAACGCAGAACTAACCATGGAACAACAAACCCTTTCCCCTGATGCTACAACAGATGCTGCTGTTAATATTGAAACCAACATAGTTGAATCATGCGAAAA contains:
- a CDS encoding DUF3168 domain-containing protein, with the translated sequence MKKIQTISELYNSIYAALKADSGLRKYVTNVYDYLPKQVSIPYLRLRIVSYNNLHMLSNFAIKARFACDIYTYSIGSMFAAMERTDLVLKSIKSFDSETILESGCAIGQHNDILHSIIGFDIFIKGGDNEQVTAKN
- a CDS encoding phage major capsid protein; translated protein: MSLTDITCRINELASSWEQFKTINDRRLKEIENKGRADSATIEQMCKINSNIDNCKERLDLIETAVQRPEISTDFNTSDKYFSDYVRKGIERGLSQKALSGDDGDIGGYLVTPHIVKRINKRVTDSSPMRQICSTQRISTETLDYIVEDCDYASAGWSGETVDDEDGGSKSKYDFAKDTDTPKIQKISITTYELYAQPQISQKLLDDAFVDVESWLVEKIAETFSKEENEAFIKGEGAFQPKGILAYKDGNSYNKIEQVKADKLDSDAVMMLYYSLDEYYFKNASFLMNRSTLKDIRLLKSQTGQYLWQPSLSLEAPDTLMGIPVYQSADMPPATNKLPVIAIADFKQAYKIVDSRGMRILRDPYTNKPYVRFFITRRVGGEVVNTSAIKLFKVTSSSNK
- the pyrF gene encoding orotidine-5'-phosphate decarboxylase — encoded protein: MNPIVCALDTQDLNEAISLANALRDKVGMIKLGLEFFAAHGPSGVREIAKCNIPIFLDLKLHDIPNTVAKTVEAIKALGVEILTLHISGGTRMLKEALSVVKNTKMKLIGVTVLTSMSDEDLGELGMTRETKSQVILLAKLAEKVGMHGIVCSALEAQEVRKECGKDFKIITPGIRVGPSHDDQKRTATPKEAVNSGADYIVIGRPITKNSSPANSAELILKSLI
- a CDS encoding valine--tRNA ligase, whose amino-acid sequence is MLEEKYSFKEVEDKYNILWENSKVYQWNGEKDNTFTIDTPPPTISGKLHIGHIFSYCHTDFIARFQRMLGKDIFYPIGFDDNGLPTERLVEQTYKTRAKEVGREKFVEMCHEVIEKSKQEFKELFKSVGISYDWSLEYHTISKETVTLSQMSFIDLYNKGYAYRKMQPILWDPVDKTAIAQAEIEDKVFESSLNTIVFSTEENEQIKIATTRPELLPACVAVFCHPEDARYTHLIGKTATVAITEEKVPIIADDKVKIDKGTGLVMCCTFGDELDIYWQQKHNLPMKIVIDQDGRMNLRDVIPVRGQKKEEWIPVSATQMTGDILNEISGLKVKEARKRMIEILTERGLLIESTNISHSVKCAERSGAPLEILPTYQWFIKTLDQKVQVLDKVKECNWHPNNMRKRMEVWIEGLNWDWCISRQRYFGVPFPAWYSKRKGEEGKIILPEVKDLPVDPLKDLPKGYRKEEVTPDQDVMDTWATSAITPQLNALAVSGEFCLPGHRYDKIFPADLRSQSHEIIRTWAFYTILKAHYHANSLPWKNIMISGWCLADDKKKMSKSKGNVITPHVMLDTYGADVVRYWAANSKLGVDTVYSENIFRIGKRLVTKLWNASKFVSMFIEKHQTLSINSVSETMDKWILSKLYKVIEKATNSLLQFEYCEALGAAEEFFWKDFCDNYLELAKKRAYGDGINSEASLSAKQSLAYVLNIILRLFAPFLPYITEEIYHQLYSYNSVHNKSNWPSKEELIYDKHSEEMGDNLVQILNLVRKVKADNNVSVKHLIKKLTIKANLQESKLDQSAQNDLQTVCNAEVIKWSEDLQSGLESENGKFFVSAEL